A window from Mycobacterium saskatchewanense encodes these proteins:
- a CDS encoding cyclase family protein: MTRSGADYAAGQPERGGFGFADDVITMPTHGVTHVDALAHVWSDGVLYNGFSSREITSRGARRLGIEKMPPLVTRGVVVDAAGERMRNSHKPIGVDELATLVDETGTTLEAGDALLVRTGWLTSALAGRTDATTWPGLDNSCGPWLAEQRVALVGADNPGVEVFPSSDPACQVPLHLQLVRGHGVYFSELMALDRLCEAAQSEFLFVLAPLPLVGGVGSPVAPVAVL, from the coding sequence ATGACTCGCAGCGGAGCCGATTACGCGGCGGGCCAGCCCGAAAGGGGCGGATTCGGGTTCGCTGACGACGTCATCACGATGCCCACCCACGGGGTGACCCATGTCGATGCACTCGCTCACGTCTGGTCTGATGGAGTCCTGTACAACGGCTTTTCCTCCCGCGAAATCACCAGCCGCGGCGCGCGGCGACTCGGTATCGAGAAGATGCCGCCCCTCGTCACCCGTGGGGTCGTGGTCGATGCCGCGGGCGAGCGAATGCGCAACTCACACAAACCGATCGGTGTCGACGAATTGGCAACGTTGGTGGACGAGACCGGGACGACCCTGGAGGCCGGCGACGCACTTTTGGTCCGTACCGGGTGGCTGACTTCTGCACTGGCCGGGCGCACCGACGCGACGACATGGCCGGGACTGGACAATAGCTGCGGACCATGGCTGGCCGAGCAGCGCGTGGCGCTTGTGGGTGCCGACAACCCTGGCGTGGAGGTGTTCCCTTCGTCGGACCCGGCCTGTCAGGTCCCGCTGCACCTGCAGTTGGTCCGCGGCCACGGGGTCTACTTCAGCGAGTTGATGGCCTTGGACCGGCTGTGTGAAGCCGCACAGTCGGAGTTCCTGTTCGTATTGGCCCCGCTTCCGCTGGTCGGTGGTGTGGGCAGTCCCGTGGCACCGGTGGCGGTCTTATAA
- a CDS encoding acyl-CoA dehydrogenase family protein codes for MLARRRRPREVTAINQADTDLRREVREFLAHEMVAGHHRARCDSWMVGHSPEFSRALGERGWIGMTFPPEYGGAGRRSTDRYAVIEELLAAGAPVAAHWFADRQVGPALLRHGTAEQKREFLPGICRGELYFAIGMSEPDSGSDLAAVRTRAVYHSGRWRLSGSKVWTSHAHMAHYALVLARTDATSAEHRHAGLSQFLVDLTLPGVQVRPIITLDGGHHFNEVFFDEVELTDDRLLGKRGEGWSQVMQELALERSGPERFMSTMPLLRSLLRRSTPHHPSLGALLAELASIRALSMTVAEALGRGELPSVDSAIVKDLGTLFERKVIEVVRASACSIAEFDADDELQRLLAEAIAHAPDRTLRGGANEVLRGIVAKTLVAS; via the coding sequence ATGCTGGCCCGCAGGAGGCGACCTAGAGAGGTGACCGCCATCAACCAGGCCGATACCGACCTCAGACGAGAAGTTAGAGAATTCCTCGCACACGAAATGGTTGCGGGACACCACCGAGCCCGGTGTGACAGCTGGATGGTTGGGCATTCGCCTGAGTTCAGTCGTGCTCTGGGTGAGCGGGGTTGGATCGGGATGACCTTTCCGCCGGAATACGGGGGCGCGGGTCGCCGCAGTACCGACCGCTACGCGGTGATTGAGGAACTGTTGGCTGCGGGCGCCCCAGTGGCGGCGCATTGGTTTGCCGACCGCCAAGTCGGCCCTGCATTGTTGCGTCACGGCACCGCCGAACAGAAGCGCGAATTCCTCCCGGGTATCTGCCGGGGCGAACTGTACTTTGCGATTGGCATGTCCGAGCCCGACAGTGGGTCGGACTTGGCGGCCGTTCGCACCCGGGCCGTTTACCACAGCGGCCGCTGGCGCTTATCGGGTTCGAAGGTATGGACGAGCCACGCGCACATGGCGCACTATGCCTTGGTGCTTGCGCGCACCGACGCGACAAGCGCCGAGCACCGGCACGCGGGGCTCTCCCAGTTTCTGGTCGATCTCACTTTGCCGGGCGTGCAGGTGCGGCCAATCATCACCCTCGACGGCGGCCACCACTTCAACGAGGTCTTCTTCGATGAGGTTGAACTCACCGACGATCGTCTGTTGGGTAAACGTGGCGAGGGGTGGAGCCAGGTGATGCAAGAACTTGCGCTGGAACGTAGTGGCCCCGAACGCTTTATGTCCACGATGCCATTGCTGCGCAGCTTGCTGCGGCGCTCGACTCCCCACCATCCGAGCCTAGGGGCTCTGCTTGCGGAGCTGGCGAGCATCCGCGCGCTGTCGATGACCGTCGCGGAAGCGCTGGGGCGCGGCGAACTTCCTTCGGTGGATAGTGCGATCGTCAAGGACCTGGGCACCCTTTTCGAGCGCAAAGTCATCGAGGTGGTGCGTGCATCCGCCTGCTCGATAGCGGAATTCGATGCAGACGATGAACTTCAACGTCTTCTCGCCGAGGCGATTGCGCACGCACCGGACCGAACGCTGCGCGGGGGAGCCAACGAAGTCCTGCGCGGCATCGTCGCCAAGACGCTGGTGGCGTCGTGA
- a CDS encoding acyl-CoA dehydrogenase family protein, translated as MRDDGGWSEDGGKATTYALDEAGWLGVGLPPELGGEGGDFLDAVAVIEAVSAHGWPSPVADVLLVTNALLGRAAARSPAIGGLTVVVPVLATTNGAGLISASARWVPWAPWARQLLMIAADGPGRATLTVVEARHADIRVHENLAGARWGAVSVFDAPGQSVGTLDEPAQRVVEMAYAMGALARSVQLSSALGRVRDLAVHHARQRYQFGRPLAAFQAVQQNLAVLAGNVAAAQAAVRQAVPDVSDPLCLICEPRLAVAKARTSLAADEAARLAHQIHGAIGTTREHELHRHTLALLSWRDEFGSEFYWSQRLADAACGVTDFWEWLCGAMRPAMAEGHSHA; from the coding sequence ATGAGGGATGACGGCGGATGGTCCGAAGATGGCGGGAAAGCAACCACTTACGCGCTCGATGAGGCCGGATGGCTCGGTGTGGGACTCCCGCCAGAACTGGGCGGGGAGGGTGGCGATTTCCTAGACGCTGTAGCAGTCATAGAAGCCGTCTCCGCGCACGGATGGCCGTCCCCGGTGGCCGACGTGCTGCTGGTCACCAATGCGCTGCTGGGCCGCGCCGCGGCTCGGTCGCCAGCGATTGGTGGGCTGACCGTCGTGGTGCCGGTTCTGGCGACGACGAACGGCGCGGGGCTGATCAGCGCGTCTGCCCGCTGGGTGCCCTGGGCGCCATGGGCCCGGCAGCTGCTGATGATTGCGGCCGACGGTCCGGGTCGGGCGACTCTGACAGTTGTTGAAGCGCGACACGCCGACATACGGGTTCACGAAAACTTGGCCGGGGCTCGTTGGGGTGCGGTATCGGTGTTCGATGCGCCCGGCCAATCGGTGGGCACGTTGGACGAGCCCGCTCAGCGGGTCGTGGAGATGGCCTATGCGATGGGTGCGCTTGCCCGCAGCGTTCAGCTGTCGTCGGCGTTGGGCAGGGTGCGTGATTTGGCGGTGCACCACGCCCGGCAGCGTTACCAGTTCGGTCGGCCGTTGGCCGCCTTCCAGGCCGTGCAGCAAAACCTTGCGGTGCTCGCCGGAAACGTCGCCGCGGCGCAGGCCGCTGTCCGACAGGCCGTGCCCGACGTCAGTGACCCGCTGTGCCTCATCTGTGAACCGAGGCTAGCCGTGGCCAAGGCTCGGACGTCGCTGGCCGCCGACGAGGCGGCCCGGCTTGCCCACCAAATCCACGGCGCGATTGGCACCACCCGAGAGCACGAGCTGCACCGGCACACGCTGGCGCTGCTGTCTTGGCGAGATGAGTTCGGCTCAGAATTCTATTGGTCACAGCGGCTCGCCGACGCCGCTTGTGGGGTCACCGATTTCTGGGAGTGGCTCTGCGGCGCAATGCGGCCAGCAATGGCGGAAGGACATAGTCATGCCTGA
- a CDS encoding enoyl-CoA hydratase-related protein: MPDLVTVSRRGPVALLTLNDPAQRNVLSSRMVAQIDQALTELEGQPSVTAVVVTGAGPSFCAGAELSTLEQAADGDFTLVRRVYTGFTRFMSTPLLTIAAINGPAVGAGLNLALACDIRIAADSARFVPRFAELRIFPGGGHTWLLSRAIGQQAATMALLSGRTWDGRQATEAGLAAQCVPRERVVDAALALAGHVGELEAEYVRRLVSVLRSVPLLLDHNQALEIEAEHQHWSIQQPAFRRGLARLQQNLRARNEARA, translated from the coding sequence ATGCCTGACCTGGTGACGGTGAGCAGACGCGGACCGGTGGCCCTGCTGACCCTCAACGACCCGGCGCAGCGCAATGTCTTGTCGTCGCGGATGGTCGCCCAAATCGATCAGGCGCTGACCGAGTTGGAGGGGCAACCGTCGGTGACTGCTGTGGTCGTGACCGGCGCCGGACCGTCCTTTTGTGCCGGCGCCGAGCTCTCCACACTGGAACAGGCTGCCGACGGCGACTTCACGTTGGTCCGCCGGGTCTACACGGGCTTCACCCGGTTCATGTCAACCCCGCTGCTGACGATCGCGGCGATCAACGGCCCGGCCGTCGGTGCCGGACTCAACCTGGCGTTGGCATGCGATATCCGCATCGCTGCTGACTCGGCAAGATTCGTGCCGAGGTTCGCCGAATTGCGCATCTTTCCCGGCGGCGGACACACCTGGCTGCTATCACGCGCGATCGGACAACAAGCCGCCACGATGGCCTTGCTGTCGGGCAGGACATGGGACGGCAGGCAGGCCACTGAGGCCGGCCTGGCTGCACAGTGTGTACCCCGCGAGAGGGTCGTCGATGCGGCCTTAGCGCTCGCCGGGCACGTCGGTGAACTCGAGGCCGAATATGTCCGCAGGCTCGTCAGTGTGCTCCGCTCGGTTCCTCTGCTCTTAGACCACAACCAGGCCTTGGAGATTGAGGCCGAACATCAGCATTGGTCGATTCAGCAGCCCGCATTCCGACGTGGGTTGGCACGGCTGCAGCAAAACCTCCGCGCGAGAAACGAGGCGCGGGCATGA
- a CDS encoding PDR/VanB family oxidoreductase, with protein MTAEVDIDVTVVSRRAAADGVISLVLASQTERELPPWRPGAHIDLIVAPGTVRQYSLTGSPDNRREWEIAVQLEAGGRGGSRAVFDTVWPGSTVTIHGPRNHFELQPADRYLFIAGGIGITPIRAMAHFASTRGVDWRLLYGGRTAASMAYAGELVDRFGMRQVVLRPQDTFGLLDLAGFLQHATGDTLVYCCGPEPLLAAAEKICADLGLRLHVERFSPKPLQQGEADQEFDVELTRSGVTVHVPVGVSILSVAERAGALTTSSCEEGTCGSCQTTVLDGTPVHRDSVLSAQERAQGDTMMICVSRARGRLVLDL; from the coding sequence ATGACCGCCGAAGTGGACATCGACGTGACGGTCGTGTCCCGCAGGGCAGCAGCGGACGGCGTCATTTCGCTGGTGCTGGCATCCCAGACGGAGCGCGAACTTCCGCCTTGGCGCCCCGGTGCCCATATCGACCTGATCGTCGCGCCCGGGACGGTGCGGCAGTACTCCCTGACCGGCAGTCCCGACAATAGGCGGGAATGGGAGATCGCCGTGCAGCTTGAGGCTGGCGGTAGGGGCGGGTCGCGCGCGGTTTTCGATACCGTGTGGCCGGGGTCGACGGTGACGATCCACGGTCCGCGTAACCACTTCGAGCTGCAACCGGCAGATCGCTATCTCTTTATCGCGGGCGGGATCGGGATCACCCCAATCCGTGCCATGGCCCATTTTGCGTCGACGCGGGGAGTGGACTGGCGGCTGCTCTATGGCGGGCGAACGGCGGCCTCGATGGCGTATGCCGGCGAACTCGTCGACCGGTTTGGCATGCGCCAGGTGGTCCTGCGCCCGCAAGATACTTTCGGATTGCTCGATTTGGCGGGATTCCTGCAGCACGCTACCGGCGACACGTTGGTGTATTGCTGCGGGCCGGAGCCTTTGCTGGCGGCGGCGGAAAAGATCTGCGCTGATTTGGGGTTGCGTCTGCACGTGGAACGGTTCTCGCCAAAGCCGCTGCAGCAGGGAGAGGCTGACCAAGAATTCGATGTCGAACTCACCCGCAGCGGCGTGACAGTCCACGTACCTGTGGGTGTTTCGATCCTCAGCGTCGCCGAGAGGGCCGGGGCACTGACCACCTCGTCCTGCGAGGAAGGCACCTGTGGTTCTTGTCAGACAACGGTATTGGACGGGACGCCCGTTCATCGTGATTCGGTTCTCAGCGCTCAGGAACGCGCCCAAGGTGACACCATGATGATCTGTGTGTCTCGCGCCCGCGGCAGACTGGTTCTGGATCTCTAA
- a CDS encoding ferredoxin: MRAVVDHDLCAGAAQCVQRTPNAFQLNDDGLSEFRPSGPFTDNDLQEAADRCPMAAITITD, encoded by the coding sequence ATGCGGGCGGTAGTCGATCACGACCTCTGCGCTGGAGCGGCCCAGTGCGTGCAGCGAACGCCGAATGCATTCCAGCTCAACGACGATGGGTTATCGGAGTTCCGGCCCAGCGGTCCGTTCACGGACAATGATCTGCAAGAGGCGGCGGATCGGTGCCCGATGGCCGCGATCACCATCACCGACTGA
- a CDS encoding cytochrome P450: MAEIVARMSPLDDLLSDEAITDPTAYFNRLRAEDPVYWNGRWNGWIITNYDDVVAGFRDHAKLSSDRFDGPFAKDIVESASRYTQLIEFMNKWMFTKDRPYHTHLRSLINTAFTPKSVEVLRPRIRELVRELAAPLRGRDRVNFFAEFAFTLPIIVIAEYLGVPASRRLELRSWSEDLGAVIFSEAANPDRFATGEQAMTALVELIRPIVRQRAENPADDLISAMVHAQLDGDRFTEDEIIANAVLMVFAGHETTMNLLANGIVAFNGFPEHWHRLADDDRAARTAVEEVLRFDGPIRALARWAKEPLQLGGKHIMRYDRLLLVQHAANHDPRAFHEPEHFDPLRWPNRHLGFGQGIHTCLGAPLARMEAQEAFAYLAAEFAPIEVLTTELTYNKVVVSRSLRNLDVRLHDR, encoded by the coding sequence ATGGCCGAGATAGTCGCGCGTATGTCGCCGCTCGACGACCTACTGAGCGACGAGGCGATCACCGATCCCACTGCCTATTTCAACCGGCTCCGTGCCGAGGACCCCGTCTACTGGAACGGCCGTTGGAATGGGTGGATCATCACCAATTACGACGACGTGGTCGCCGGTTTCCGAGACCACGCCAAACTGTCCTCAGATCGCTTCGACGGCCCGTTCGCCAAAGACATCGTCGAGTCGGCATCGCGGTACACGCAATTGATCGAATTCATGAACAAGTGGATGTTCACCAAGGACCGTCCATATCACACACACTTGCGTTCCTTGATCAACACCGCGTTCACACCCAAGAGTGTTGAGGTGCTGCGCCCCCGCATCCGTGAGCTGGTGCGCGAGCTGGCCGCACCGTTACGAGGACGCGACCGGGTGAACTTTTTTGCCGAGTTCGCCTTTACCTTACCGATCATCGTGATCGCGGAGTACCTCGGCGTGCCGGCCTCGAGACGTCTCGAATTACGATCGTGGTCAGAGGATCTGGGGGCGGTGATCTTCAGCGAAGCTGCTAACCCCGACAGGTTCGCGACAGGCGAGCAGGCGATGACTGCGCTCGTTGAACTCATTCGCCCGATCGTGCGCCAACGCGCCGAGAACCCAGCTGACGACCTCATCTCGGCCATGGTGCACGCGCAGCTTGACGGTGATCGTTTCACCGAGGATGAGATTATTGCCAATGCCGTGCTGATGGTGTTCGCCGGCCATGAGACAACCATGAACCTGCTGGCCAATGGGATAGTGGCCTTCAATGGGTTTCCCGAACATTGGCATCGGCTGGCTGACGATGACCGGGCTGCGCGCACCGCGGTCGAAGAGGTCCTGCGATTCGACGGGCCGATTCGTGCGCTGGCCCGTTGGGCCAAAGAGCCTTTACAGCTTGGCGGCAAGCACATCATGCGCTACGACCGGTTGCTGTTGGTCCAACATGCGGCCAATCACGACCCCAGGGCGTTTCACGAACCGGAGCACTTCGACCCGTTGCGCTGGCCCAATCGCCACCTGGGTTTCGGACAGGGTATTCATACCTGCCTGGGCGCTCCCCTGGCGCGGATGGAGGCCCAGGAGGCGTTCGCATATCTGGCTGCGGAGTTCGCTCCTATCGAAGTGTTGACCACCGAGCTGACATACAACAAGGTTGTGGTGTCACGCAGTCTGCGCAATCTTGATGTGCGCCTGCACGACCGGTGA
- a CDS encoding SDR family NAD(P)-dependent oxidoreductase, whose translation MTALVTGGASGIGAAVVDRLVARGASVFVLDLGPSIERAGPRSEVHYCPTDVTDAYQVKQAVRAADQHGRSNDRPLRVAVSCAGIAPSMRLIGRDNEHDPELFGRTVAVNLLGTMHVLLYAAAAMSRNEPDGDGERGTVVNFASIAAFDGQIGQVAYAASKAGVAGMTLPAARDLAQHKIRVCAIAPGVIDTPMFGAFPAEVREAIAASVPFPRRLGHPDECARMVELVLDHHYLNGETIRLDGALRLPPR comes from the coding sequence ATCACCGCCCTAGTCACGGGGGGCGCCTCAGGTATCGGCGCGGCCGTCGTCGACAGATTGGTGGCCCGCGGCGCATCGGTATTCGTACTCGACCTTGGACCCAGTATCGAGCGCGCGGGGCCGCGCAGCGAAGTCCACTACTGCCCAACCGATGTGACCGACGCGTACCAGGTCAAACAGGCCGTTCGCGCGGCTGACCAGCACGGCCGCAGTAACGATCGGCCGTTGCGGGTGGCGGTCAGTTGCGCCGGGATAGCGCCGTCGATGCGGCTGATCGGTCGAGACAACGAGCACGATCCTGAGTTGTTCGGCCGCACCGTCGCGGTCAATCTTCTTGGCACAATGCACGTCTTGCTGTATGCGGCGGCAGCGATGAGCCGAAACGAGCCCGACGGCGACGGCGAACGTGGGACAGTTGTCAACTTCGCTTCGATCGCGGCGTTCGACGGCCAGATCGGCCAAGTTGCGTACGCCGCCTCAAAGGCCGGCGTCGCCGGAATGACCCTGCCGGCCGCGCGGGATTTGGCCCAGCACAAAATCCGTGTGTGCGCGATTGCCCCAGGTGTGATCGACACCCCGATGTTCGGGGCGTTCCCGGCTGAAGTTCGCGAGGCGATCGCGGCCTCGGTGCCCTTTCCGCGCAGGCTCGGCCATCCCGACGAGTGCGCTCGCATGGTCGAGCTGGTGCTCGACCATCACTATCTCAACGGCGAAACCATCAGACTTGACGGCGCGTTGCGGCTGCCGCCGCGCTGA
- a CDS encoding flavin-containing monooxygenase produces the protein MTVLDNADDADVAKIFSMWLSRFGTAMEQGSVAEIVDMFAEESYWKDILSFSGGYRTFGTRDDIERALGATISVAKPAKIRHALNRTRPRLVRRSAKSVIEAYFDFDTAVGSGTGFVRLLHDAADAFNPRVWILLTTLQQLTGCEEHIGEHRPTGLQYSYNFAGDNWADQRRKAWEQAGADNDVLIVGAGQAGLALAARLQQLDVKTLLVEKNSAVGDNWRKRYHSLTLHNEVWANHLPYLPFPETWPAFVPKDKLAGWLQAYAEFMELNVWTSTEFLGADYDRGAKKWSARLRRPGSDDPYVVQASHLVLASGGTSGVPHVPSLPGLDGFGGAVMHSSAFPGGAGYAGKRALVIGTGTSGHDVAQELHANGAQVTLMQRSPTCVVSLIPGGTMVYAVYSEGPPADDVDLVTAAIPFPVLQNTYQWLTKKTTELDGDLLEGLRQRGFRLDAGPDDTGFHMLFLRRGGGYYINVGCSDLIVDGKISLVQAEDLNTFTPHGIMMRDGQSRPFDLVVLATGYCDQQEGIRRTLGDPVADTVGPVWGFDDNYIMRNMWQRTAQEHLWLMGGSLLDCRLYSRFLSLLIKSELAGIALPETDLASTRYDTTGATSILGAPAPVKATV, from the coding sequence GTGACGGTCTTGGACAACGCCGATGATGCAGACGTCGCAAAGATCTTCTCAATGTGGTTGTCGCGCTTCGGCACCGCGATGGAGCAGGGTTCGGTCGCCGAGATCGTTGACATGTTCGCCGAGGAGAGCTACTGGAAGGACATCCTGTCGTTTTCCGGCGGATACCGTACCTTTGGCACCCGCGACGACATCGAACGCGCCCTCGGTGCCACCATCAGCGTCGCCAAGCCGGCCAAGATTCGGCATGCATTGAATCGCACGCGGCCGCGGTTGGTGCGCCGTTCGGCGAAGTCGGTGATCGAGGCCTACTTCGACTTCGACACCGCCGTCGGCAGCGGAACAGGTTTCGTGCGGTTGCTGCATGACGCCGCCGACGCCTTCAACCCGAGGGTGTGGATTTTGTTGACCACCCTGCAACAGCTCACCGGTTGCGAAGAGCACATTGGCGAGCACCGGCCCACCGGCCTGCAGTACTCCTACAACTTCGCCGGCGACAACTGGGCCGACCAACGGCGCAAAGCGTGGGAACAGGCCGGTGCCGACAATGACGTGTTGATCGTGGGTGCTGGGCAGGCCGGTTTGGCGCTGGCCGCTCGGCTGCAGCAACTCGACGTGAAGACGTTGCTGGTGGAGAAAAATTCGGCCGTGGGCGACAACTGGCGCAAGCGCTACCACTCGCTGACGCTACACAACGAGGTATGGGCCAACCATCTGCCGTACCTGCCCTTTCCGGAGACGTGGCCGGCATTCGTGCCGAAGGACAAGCTCGCCGGCTGGTTGCAGGCCTACGCCGAGTTCATGGAACTCAACGTGTGGACCTCGACCGAATTCCTCGGCGCCGACTATGACAGGGGCGCCAAGAAGTGGTCGGCGCGGCTACGCCGGCCCGGCTCCGACGACCCATACGTGGTCCAGGCCAGTCATCTGGTGCTGGCGTCGGGGGGCACCAGCGGAGTGCCCCATGTGCCCTCGTTGCCGGGCCTGGACGGCTTCGGCGGTGCCGTCATGCACTCAAGCGCGTTCCCCGGCGGCGCCGGCTACGCCGGCAAGCGTGCACTGGTCATCGGTACGGGCACCAGTGGCCACGATGTCGCTCAAGAGTTACACGCCAACGGCGCCCAGGTCACACTCATGCAACGCAGCCCCACCTGCGTGGTCAGCCTGATCCCGGGCGGCACGATGGTTTACGCGGTGTACAGCGAGGGACCACCGGCCGACGATGTCGACCTGGTGACGGCCGCTATCCCATTCCCGGTGCTCCAAAACACCTATCAATGGCTCACGAAAAAGACCACCGAACTCGATGGTGACCTACTCGAGGGACTGCGGCAGCGAGGTTTCCGGCTTGACGCCGGGCCGGACGATACCGGATTTCACATGCTGTTCCTGCGACGCGGTGGAGGTTACTACATCAACGTCGGGTGTTCAGACCTCATCGTCGACGGCAAAATCTCGCTGGTCCAGGCAGAGGACTTGAACACCTTCACCCCACACGGGATCATGATGAGAGACGGTCAATCTCGGCCTTTCGACCTCGTGGTGCTGGCCACCGGCTATTGCGACCAGCAGGAAGGCATCCGCCGCACGCTCGGTGACCCTGTCGCCGACACGGTCGGCCCGGTATGGGGATTCGACGACAACTACATCATGCGCAACATGTGGCAACGCACCGCACAGGAGCACCTTTGGTTGATGGGAGGCTCGCTTCTCGACTGCAGGCTATATTCTCGGTTCTTGTCCTTGCTGATCAAGAGTGAACTCGCCGGCATCGCCCTTCCCGAAACTGATCTGGCCTCGACGAGATATGACACCACTGGTGCCACGAGTATTCTCGGTGCGCCGGCTCCGGTGAAAGCCACGGTCTGA
- a CDS encoding thiolase family protein: protein MSEPLAIIGVGQTPYRKTNPDKSAGELVRTAVLEALADASIDIHEIDFVVGGVAPDALSGIADLDKAAISLPGKPYLHINTGGATGSSALLAAQSLIGAGRGDVALVVALERMGQAATAQSIFNTIFDPIYEKDFVLTTITMAALRATMLMKRDGFTAEHWAGIASRNFTNATRNPLVVGAKARTVEDVLQSPVLAWPIHLYEACPISEGACAVIIARKGAVGSRPAAWIHGTGAYSDTYAMGERMRRQEGSLIEMVPLRRAAQAAYAQAGISDPLREIDVLELQAPFAIIEAMAYPALGLCSLDGVRDFVESLLAGGFELTINPSGGAQAANPVSATALVRIAEAALQVRRRAGDRQVSGARMALATGQGGATQFSTVCLLGSEEP from the coding sequence ATGAGCGAGCCGCTGGCTATCATCGGAGTAGGCCAAACTCCCTACCGCAAAACGAATCCCGACAAGTCAGCCGGTGAGTTGGTGCGCACGGCGGTGCTGGAGGCGCTCGCCGACGCGTCTATTGACATCCATGAGATCGACTTCGTGGTGGGCGGCGTGGCGCCAGATGCTCTGAGCGGCATCGCCGATCTCGACAAAGCGGCGATCAGTCTGCCCGGCAAGCCCTACCTGCATATCAACACCGGGGGTGCAACTGGCTCCTCGGCGCTGCTGGCAGCACAGTCGCTGATCGGCGCGGGACGCGGCGACGTCGCGTTGGTGGTGGCGCTCGAACGGATGGGCCAGGCCGCGACGGCGCAAAGCATCTTCAACACGATCTTCGACCCGATCTATGAAAAGGATTTCGTCCTGACCACCATCACCATGGCGGCGCTACGCGCGACCATGCTGATGAAACGCGACGGCTTCACCGCCGAACACTGGGCCGGCATCGCGTCGCGGAACTTCACGAACGCCACGCGCAACCCGTTGGTGGTCGGCGCCAAGGCGCGCACGGTGGAGGACGTGCTGCAGTCTCCGGTGCTGGCGTGGCCGATCCACCTCTATGAGGCCTGTCCCATCTCGGAGGGCGCATGTGCAGTCATCATCGCGCGTAAGGGTGCGGTCGGGTCACGTCCAGCAGCGTGGATTCATGGCACCGGGGCCTACAGCGACACTTATGCGATGGGCGAGCGCATGCGTCGCCAGGAAGGCAGCCTCATCGAGATGGTTCCGCTGCGCCGTGCGGCCCAGGCGGCCTACGCGCAAGCCGGCATCTCCGACCCGCTGCGGGAGATCGATGTTCTCGAGCTGCAGGCTCCGTTCGCCATCATCGAAGCAATGGCCTACCCAGCGCTGGGGTTGTGCTCACTAGACGGCGTCCGCGACTTCGTGGAATCCCTGCTGGCAGGCGGGTTCGAGCTAACGATCAATCCCTCAGGGGGAGCGCAGGCGGCGAACCCCGTGTCGGCGACTGCACTGGTGCGGATCGCCGAAGCGGCACTGCAAGTTCGCCGGCGGGCGGGGGACCGCCAAGTCTCCGGCGCCAGGATGGCGTTGGCGACCGGGCAAGGCGGCGCAACTCAATTCAGCACAGTTTGCCTACTTGGAAGCGAGGAACCATGA
- a CDS encoding Zn-ribbon domain-containing OB-fold protein: MPGSWNFDYRYFAGETASRFFAELRDNQRIVGRRCPACRRLLIPARSYCDACYVETAEWEEVAPVGTLDAFAIVTTQFPGLPAPPLAIGFVTLDGADSAILNFIEGVDLSDVEAAGRRLFEHTRVAAKFSDARTGRITDFHFVMQ; encoded by the coding sequence TTGCCCGGCAGCTGGAACTTCGATTATCGATACTTCGCCGGGGAAACCGCGAGCCGGTTCTTCGCTGAGCTGCGCGATAACCAGCGCATAGTCGGCCGTCGCTGCCCGGCTTGCCGGCGGCTGTTGATACCGGCCCGGTCGTACTGCGATGCCTGCTACGTCGAGACGGCGGAGTGGGAGGAGGTTGCGCCGGTGGGTACCCTGGACGCGTTTGCGATCGTGACAACTCAGTTTCCGGGTCTACCCGCACCACCGCTGGCGATTGGCTTCGTCACTCTCGACGGCGCCGATTCGGCCATCCTCAATTTCATCGAGGGCGTCGACCTCTCCGATGTCGAGGCCGCGGGCAGACGGCTCTTCGAGCACACCCGCGTCGCGGCGAAGTTTTCTGATGCGCGTACCGGGCGCATCACTGATTTCCACTTCGTCATGCAGTAA